One Spinacia oleracea cultivar Varoflay chromosome 4, BTI_SOV_V1, whole genome shotgun sequence DNA segment encodes these proteins:
- the LOC110786493 gene encoding dirigent protein 23-like, with protein sequence MARLTTLVVKLVILTIFVANTSRAWAQTTLQAHAEEWAKTVDSGRELTTTLQFYFHDTVSGKSPSAVKVAQPIQPDQQTRSGFGVLVMADDPLTVGPDPKSQLVGRAQGLYGSACQDELGLLMVMSYNFLDGKYNGSSISIMGRNSAMNPVREIPVVGGTGYFRMARGYALAHTYWFDLNTGDAIVGYNVTIIH encoded by the coding sequence ATGGCAAGGCTAACGACCCTAGTGGTAAAGTTGGTAATTTTGACAATCTTTGTGGCAAACACAAGTAGGGCCTGGGCCCAAACAACGTTGCAGGCCCATGCCGAAGAATGGGCGAAAACAGTTGATTCCGGTAGGGAGCTCACAACCACTCTTCAATTCTACTTCCATGATACCGTTAGCGGCAAGTCTCCAAGCGCGGTTAAGGTAGCTCAACCCATCCAGCCCGACCAACAAACACGTTCCGGCTTTGGAGTTCTTGTGATGGCCGATGACCCATTGACGGTCGGGCCTGACCCAAAGTCACAGCTTGTGGGACGTGCCCAAGGTCTTTATGGATCAGCTTGCCAGGATGAATTGGGCCTATTGATGGTTATGAGTTACAATTTCTTGGATGGGAAGTACAATGGAAGCTCCATTAGTATAATGGGCCGGAACTCGGCCATGAATCCGGTGAGAGAGATACCGGTTGTTGGTGGAACAGGATATTTTCGGATGGCCCGTGGGTATGCCCTAGCTCATACTTACTGGTTTGACTTGAATACCGGAGATGCCATTGTTGGTTACAATGTTA